A window from Acropora palmata chromosome 14, jaAcrPala1.3, whole genome shotgun sequence encodes these proteins:
- the LOC141865800 gene encoding uncharacterized protein LOC141865800 isoform X2: MGSFHDRVSNEKLIKALEGLVHVTNMEEDSRRKVASLDKKAKPIPFEKMKKYVEVIINSSGRIRESEQDLEVVVSFLRIFYCCAEFLGEPEAWAMNVFCTVLLANIKKKQQSASDCFSEIVHTASIDSN; encoded by the exons ATGGGTTCATTCCATGACAgagtttcaaatgaaaaactgATCAAAGCTCTTGAAGGCTTGGTCCATGTAACCAACATGGAGGAAG aTTCCAGAAGAAAAGTGGCTTCGCTTGACAAAAAAGCCAAACCAATTCCAtttgaaaagatgaaaaaatatgttGAGGTCATTATAAATAGCAGCGGTAGAATTCGCGAAAGTGAACAGGACTTGGAAGTCGTGGTATCCTTTTTAAGAATATTTTACTGTTGTGCGGAATTTCTTGGGGAGCCGGAAGCTTGGGCTATGAACGTTTTTTGTACAGTTTTGCTTgcaaatattaaaaagaaGCAGCAGTCTGCTTCGGATTGCTTTTCAGAGATTGTCCACACGGCATCGATTGATTCCAATTGA
- the LOC141865800 gene encoding uncharacterized protein LOC141865800 isoform X1 yields MPDLTTVENAAEKVSRQSVMLDVDRCLAPPGSLWNRVSLAVGGPFCWVQFVNNTAFSMKVVSKKPQESYPDLRVVDVPAHSSDSQGMPRFGEISVFGYFILYLKGDLSSNIEPSATDGIIIEFALSRKGLLDLMRWQVGKINIRNKSADEFTAGQDTHDTMQYGDIPPLYISKGDVHFMVKAEIVQPWFSPFVTWRFAVQSFDPLAIDG; encoded by the coding sequence ATGCCTGATTTGACGACAGTCGAGAATGCAGCGGAGAAAGTTTCTCGTCAGTCAGTGATGTTGGACGTTGATCGGTGTCTCGCGCCTCCTGGCAGCCTATGGAACAGGGTGTCGTTAGCTGTGGGTGGACCATTTTGTTGGGTTcaatttgtcaacaatacTGCATTCTCCATGAAAGTGGTTTCAAAGAAGCCCCAAGAATCTTATCCTGACTTGAGAGTGGTTGATGTCCCAGCTCATTCATCTGACTCTCAAGGAATGCCTCGTTTTGGTGAGATTTCAGTTTTTGGTTACTTCATTCTTTATCTCAAGGGCGATTTGAGTTCCAATATAGAACCATCAGCAACAGATGGGATCATAATTGAATTTGCACTGTCGCGGAAAGGTTTGCTGGACTTGATGAGATGGCAGGTTGGTAAAATCAACATACGGAACAAGAGCGCAGATGAATTTACCGCGGGACAAGACACGCACGATACAATGCAGTATGGCGATATCCCGCCACTATACATTTCGAAGGGGGATGTCCACTTTATGGTGAAGGCAGAAATTGTTCAGCCTTGGTTCTCTCCATTTGTAACTTGGCGGTTTGCAGTTCAAAGTTTTGATCCATTAGCCATAGACGGTTAG
- the LOC141865799 gene encoding uncharacterized protein LOC141865799, which yields MAGMAPFGRDDQPLLEVKIIGGKRVEVAVDKYGKPLHQKNTSYLQGSKFQGQQTDRSSSVLPPSSPEKPSVLPTFSSANRNDAPPRKMLKSLDNSEPAHLSGSFDAPKKFSSPNSSPVLPPIKKDSVLDAEKTSNLASKLGSVMVGFDTSKLRDAYLNFAGFDSTLSGFVSADQIGREFFRLHVPVKGELLNELLSLFMSAHRPNWVNYEQLLKFLSNAVQPTATREFRMAQLTQSKTDGHRQEKIAMKSPQENNLPLKPNQVSPRGDEVKKGRQSAIALKKAFQSKQDTEILLQMEQLLKDVDNPNELVQALKRTLENDSITGDEFVLSQKLKKICLQHHLPFNNSLLDMIITRLDRYSTGKINWVDFLSFVERALPISVPDTSSNYSERSQSRDSVRSLETPPSKPVWETRQPLKAVEHEGRYPPRNHSLHSMDLHHEQEAILAKQLEAQRKTSTFSQQQEDSHAMHRTSTGDSMMEEDPHENAKQLEERRQKLLQRQQELIEQKRQVLKEQEEIGKVIQSQKEKLHGIDRENDRALYAEEETRVKRFMKLANALYVCDQDQSGLISVDEARRLLNNYNLVNQLEFSLDLVENSLRTCSTTDDKVSVDDLIDELKSHL from the exons ATGGCTGGGATGGCACCGTTTGGAAGAGATGATCAACCTCTTCTTGAAGTCAAGATCATAGGAGGAAAGCGAGTCGAGGTTGCAGTTGACAAGTATGGAAAACCACTGCATCAGAAGAACACCAGTTATCTCCAAGGCTCAAAGTTTCAAGGGCAACAAACTGATAGGAGTTCTTCAGTTTTGCCGCCGTCAAGTCCTGAGAAGCCGTCAGTATTACCTACGTTTTCAAGCGCAAACAGGAATGATGCTCCTCCAAGAAAGATGTTAAAATCGCTGGACAATTCCGAGCCTGCTCACCTCTCTGGTAGCTTTGACGCTccaaaaaagttttcttcGCCGAATTCCTCCCCAGTTTTACCACCTATTAAAAAGGATTCAGTTCTCGATGCCGAAAAAACGAGTAATCTAGCTTCGAAACTCGGTTCTGTAATGGTGGGGTTTGACACGTCAAAATTACGGGATGCTTACTTAAATTTCGCAGGATTTGATTCAACGTTGTCAGGCTTTGTGTCGGCGGATCAAATTGGAAGAGAGTTCTTCAGATTGCATGTCCCTGTCAAAGGAGAGCTTTTAAATGAACTGTTGTCGCTGTTTATGTCTGCTCACAGACCAAACTGGGTTAATTATGAAcaacttttgaaatttcttaGTAACGCAGTTCAACCAACCGCCACCAGAGAATTTCGAATGGCACAGCTTACCCAATCAAAGACAGATGGTCACCGTCAAGAAAAAATAGCGATGAAATCCCCTCAGGAAAACAACTTACCGCTGAAACCAAATCAAGTATCACCAAGGGGAGACGAAGTAAAGAAAGGTCGGCAAAGTGCAATTGCCTtgaaaaaagcatttcaaagcaaacaagacaCTGAGATCTTGTTACAAATGGAGCAGTTACTTAAAGATGTTGATAATCCCAACGAACTTGTGCAAGCCCTTAAGAGAACACTGGAGAATGATAGCATAACAGGGGATGAATTTGTACTTTCGCAAAAG CTCAAGAAAATCTGTTTGCAGCATCATCTCCCCTTCAATAACTCTTTGTTAGACATGATCATTACCAGACTTGACAGATACAGCACTGGCAAAATTAA TTGGGTAGATTTCCTGTCCTTTGTCGAGCGAGCTCTACCCATTTCTGTACCAGACACTAGTTCCAACTACAGTGAAAGGAGTCAAAGTAGAGACAGTGTGCGCAGCCTAGAAACTCCACCATCCAAACCAGTTTGGGAGACAAGGCAGCCACTCAAAGCCGTGGAACATGAAGGGAGGTATCCACCCCGTAATCATAGTTTACATTCAATGGACTTGCATCATGAACAAGAAGCCATCTTAG CAAAACAGTTGGAGGCACAAAGGAAAACCAGTACTTTTAGTCAACAACAAGAGGATTCCCACGCAATGCACAGGACAAGCACTGGAGATAGTATGATGGAAGAAGATCCACATGAAAATGCCAAACAACTGGAAGAGAGACGTCAAAAGTTACTGCAACGGCAACAAGAACTGATTGAACAAAAACGCCAAGTActaaaagaacaagaagagATTGGGAAGGTTATACAAAgtcagaaagaaaaattacatgGCATTGATAGGGAAAATGATCGAGCACTTTATGCTGAAGAAGAAACCAGAGTAAAGCGGTTTATGAAACTGGCAAATGCCCTCTATGTTTGTGATCAGGATCAGTCAG GTCTCATTTCCGTCGATGAAGCTCGTCGTCTCCTAAATAACTACAATCTTGTCAATCAATTGGAATTTTCACTTGATTTGGTTGAAAATTCACTGAGAACCTGCTCGACAACAGATGACAAAGTTAGTGTGGATGACTTAATAGACGAACTCAAAAGTCATCTTTAG